In Haloarcula rubripromontorii, the sequence CGCCGAACAGCCGGCGACGGACGCGAGACCGATCCCGGCGACGGTCTGCAGAACCGCACGACGGGACAGATTTTCCCGGTCGGTCATCGGTCCCCCGTCGTTTCGATGCGTCGTCGGACAGGCCGCCACGTCGCTGTCTCCGACCCCAAAAATTCCATACACCATTCAGCGAACCGCGGATAAAAACCCTTCTGGCAGTCTCCCGATGTCCCGTCAGTACTGCTGGAACCCCGCCGTGTCCAGATAGTTGTGCGCGACCGTGATCGAGTGGTCAGCGTGGAGCGGGTTCGGCCCGAGCGAAACGCGCTCGTCCGCACGGTCGGCCAGCAGCGCCGCTTCGTCGTCCCGGAAGTCGTGATGGTCCGAGAGGACGAACACCGGGTCAGACGGTGGGGCAACGTCGACGATTGGGTCGCCGTCCTCGTGGAGTTGGACGACGCTTCCGCGGCGGGCCACGTCGTCGAGCGTCCCCTCGAACCCCCGTCGCGTGAGCGACACGCCCGGCGAGGTCTCGACCGGGACGTGCCCGATAGCCTCCTCCCGTTCCTCCAGAGCCTTGCGTATCAGCGCCGCCGTGGAGCGCTCGTCCGGGTTCAGCCGGCGGAGGTCGCTCCCGTCGAACGTGACGGTGTACGCATCTGATAGCGTCAGGTGGACGCGCACGTCCTCGCGGATGGCGTGGCTCAGGA encodes:
- the trmY gene encoding tRNA (pseudouridine(54)-N(1))-methyltransferase TrmY, giving the protein MRQFVIIGHDAPTTPEFSLDDLAGGAGRLDVLCRCVTSAFFLSHAIREDVRVHLTLSDAYTVTFDGSDLRRLNPDERSTAALIRKALEEREEAIGHVPVETSPGVSLTRRGFEGTLDDVARRGSVVQLHEDGDPIVDVAPPSDPVFVLSDHHDFRDDEAALLADRADERVSLGPNPLHADHSITVAHNYLDTAGFQQY